From Sphingobacteriales bacterium:
AAAAGATTATAATCAGCCAAGGGGACATTATTATGCTGTAAATGATGTCAGAATGACTCTTCGAACCGGAAGTCCCTTAAAACCTGATGAAGGGCCTCAACCTTCAACCTGCTGGGCATGTAAGAGCCCTGATGTGCCGCGAATGATGAATGAAGTAGGAATTTCAGATTTCTATAAAGCAAAATGGGCATTTTACGGCCCTGAAATTCACAATCCGATAGGATGTGCTGATTGCCATGACCCCAAAACCATGAAACTCAGGATTTCAAGACCTGCGCTCATCGAGGCTTTTCAGGCAATGGGAAAAGACATTAATAAAGTCAGTCATAACGAAATGCGTTCGCTGGTATGTGCCCAGTGTCATGTTGAATACTATTTCAAAGGTGATGGGAAATATCTGACTTTTCCGTGGGAAAAAGGTACAACTGTCGAAAAGATTGAAGAATATTATGATTCATATCAGTTCAAAGACTGGGAACATGCCCTGAGCAAAGCTCCCATGCTGAAAGCACAACATCCGGATTATGAGTTGTTTACAATGGGAATTCATGCTGAGAGGGGAGTCAGTTGTGCCGACTGCCACATGCCCTATATCAGCGAGGGAGGACAAAAATATACCAATCACCATATTCAAAGCCCGTTAAATAATATTAATGCCAGTTGTCAGGTTTGCCACAGGGAAAGCGAACAGACACTGGTAAAAAATGTATATGACCGACAGATTAAAAATGCTGAATTGCGCGAAAAAGCTGAGCAACTTCTGGTAAAAGCACATGTTGAAGCCAAAGCAGCCTGGGATGCAGGTGCCACCGAAACTGACATGAAAGATATTCTTCAGCTGATACGCCAGGCACAATGGAGATGGGATTTTGCCGTAGCCGGTCATGGTTCCTCATTCCATGCCCCTGTTGAAGTAGCCAGAATACTGGGTAATTCAATTGATAGAGTTCAGGAAGCCCGGGTAATGCTTGCAAAACTTCATGCAAAACTTGGCATTAAGGAAGTAAAATATCCCGACATCTCCACAAAAGACAAGGCACAGGCATATATAGGTCTGGATATGAAAAAACTGAAGGAAGAAAAAGAAGTTTTTGTCAAAACCGTATTGCCTGAATGGGATAAAAAGGCTGAGGAAAGGGAAAGCAAGTGGTGATTATTCGGGCTTATTTTCTTCGACCGGAACAGCCAGCAGCGCACAAACTTCTTCGGCAGCTTTAACAGCCATTTCATTGCCAAGGTTGGCAGCTTCCTTGAAATCGTTACATGCGTTCTGAATATTATTGGTTAGCAGGTAAAGACGTCCACGCCTATAAATGGCATCAGCATCACCTTGCCTGAGCTGGGTATATTTGACAATATCGCTTAAAGCATTCTGATAGTC
This genomic window contains:
- the nrfA gene encoding ammonia-forming cytochrome c nitrite reductase, with amino-acid sequence MEQNQNIKKKGWVNWILFFATIIIVFLLGMLANSVTQRRTEARLVNTPKVQIKDYEPRNKIWGENYPREYQSYLLTADTGFRSMFNGSGLTDMLELNPKMVILWAGYAFSKDYNQPRGHYYAVNDVRMTLRTGSPLKPDEGPQPSTCWACKSPDVPRMMNEVGISDFYKAKWAFYGPEIHNPIGCADCHDPKTMKLRISRPALIEAFQAMGKDINKVSHNEMRSLVCAQCHVEYYFKGDGKYLTFPWEKGTTVEKIEEYYDSYQFKDWEHALSKAPMLKAQHPDYELFTMGIHAERGVSCADCHMPYISEGGQKYTNHHIQSPLNNINASCQVCHRESEQTLVKNVYDRQIKNAELREKAEQLLVKAHVEAKAAWDAGATETDMKDILQLIRQAQWRWDFAVAGHGSSFHAPVEVARILGNSIDRVQEARVMLAKLHAKLGIKEVKYPDISTKDKAQAYIGLDMKKLKEEKEVFVKTVLPEWDKKAEERESKW